In Indicator indicator isolate 239-I01 chromosome 20, UM_Iind_1.1, whole genome shotgun sequence, a genomic segment contains:
- the KLHL40 gene encoding kelch-like protein 40, with amino-acid sequence MGLPFDQVEELRLYQQTLLQDGLKDMLDHNKFLDCVLKVKGKEFPCHRLVLAACSPYFRAMFLSDMEESKKREISLEDVDPDVMGKILHYIYTSELEITEQNVQDIFSVANMFQIPSIFTVCVSFLQKRLCLSNCLAIFRLGLMLDCARLAVAARDFICDRFVLVSRDQEFYQLSPDELIAVISSDSLNIEKEESVFEVVMKWVESKDRESRRKALPVIFESIRFRLMPGDYIKDHVEKHALVKSSPELLKKLQMVKDAQKGKFTVVKKKKVKKSDEKQEKESVVNGAVDEKEDAEEDALPGILNDTMRFGMFLQDLIFMVSDSGAVAYDPTANECYFASLSAQIPKNHVSLVTKENQIFIVGGLYYNEDSKEDPMSSYFLQYDHLDSDWLGMPPLPSPRCLFGLGEAENSIFVVGGKELKEGEKTLDSVLCYDRLSFKWGEADPLPYAVYGHAVVSHKDLVYVIGGKGSDKKCLKNMCVYNPAKFEWKELAPMKAARSLFGATVHKDKIFVAAGVTDSGLTNAVEVYDIATNKWDSFTEFPQERSSVSLVSLAGVLYLLGGFATVETESGELVPTELNDIWRYDEEQQKWEGVLREIQYASGATFLPVRLNVLRLTKM; translated from the exons ATGGGGTTGCCTTTTGATCAGGTGGAAGAATTACGGCTCTACCAGCAAACTCTCCTCCAGGATGGACTCAAAGACATGTTGGACCACAATAAGTTTCTGGACTGTGTCTTAAAAGTCAAGGGGAAGGAGTTTCCCTGCCACCggctggtgctggcagcttgCAGCCCGTATTTTCGAGCGATGTTCCTCTCAGACATGGAAGAGAGCAAGAAGAGGGAGATCAGTCTGGAAGACGTTGACCCGGATGTCATGGGCAAGATTCTTCATTACATCTACACCTCTGAGCTGGAGATCACTGAGCAGAACGTGCAGGACATCTTCTCCGTGGCCAACATGTTCCAGATCCCCTCCATCTTCACCGTCTGCgtgtccttcctgcagaagcGGCTCTGCCTCAGCAACTGCTTGGCCATCTTCAGGCTGGGCTTGATGCTGGACTGCGCCCGGCTGGCCGTGGCCGCTCGCGACTTCATCTGTGACCGCTTCGTGCTGGTCTCTCGGGACCAGGAGTTCTACCAGCTCTCCCCCGACGAGCTCATCGCCGTCATCTCCAGCGACTCCCTCAACATCGAGAAAGAGGAGAGCGTCTTCGAAGTGGTGATGAAGTGGGTGGAGAGCAAGGACCGGGAGAGCCGGCGGAAGGCCTTGCCTGTCATCTTCGAGAGCATCCGCTTCCGCCTCATGCCCGGCGACTACATCAAGGACCACGTGGAGAAGCACGCCCTCGtcaagtccagcccagagctgctcaagAAACTGCAGATGGTGAAAGACGCCCAGAAGGGCAAATTCACTGtggtgaagaagaagaaagtgaagaaaagtgatgaaaagcaagagaaagagagtGTCGTCAACGGAGCAGTAGACGAGAAGGAAGATGCAGAGGAGGATGCTCTGCCAGGGATCCTGAACGACACAATGCGCTTTGGGATGTTCCTCCAGGACCTTATTTTCATGGTGAGCGACAGTGGAGCAGTGGCCTACGACCCCACTGCCAACGAGTGCTACTTTGCCTCCCTGTCTGCTCAGATCCCAAAGAACCACGTCAGTCTGGTGACCAAAGAGAATCAGATCTTCATTGTTGGAGGACTGTACTACAATGAGGACAGCAAAGAGGATCCCATGAGTTCCTACTTCCTACAG TACGACCATCTGGACTCAGACTGGCTGGGGATGCcgcccctgccctcccctcgcTGTCTCTTTGGCCTGGGAGAGGCAGAAAATTCCATTTTTGTGGTCGGAGGGaaagaactgaaagaggggGAGAAGACCTTGGACTCAGTCCTGTGCTACGACCGGCT GTCCTTCAAGTGGGGTGAAGCAGATCCCCTTCCCTACGCAGTCTATGGCCATGCAGTGGTATCACACAAGGACCTTGTCTATGTCATTGGTGGCAAAGGAAGTGACAA GAAGTGTCTGAAGAACATGTGTGTCTACAACCCAGCCAAGTTTGAGTGGAAGGAGCTGGCCCCCATGAAAGCTGCCCGCTCCTTGTTCGGAGCCACAGTGCACAAGGACAAGATCTTCGTGGCCGCCGGTGTGACTGACTCTGGCTTGACCAACGCAGTGGAGGTCTACGACATTGCCACCAACAA GTGGGACAGCTTCACTGAGTTCCCGCAGGAGCGCAGCTCAGTCAGCCTGGTGAGCTTGGCTGGGGTGCTCTACCTGCTTGGAGGGTTCGCCACGGTGGAGACTGAGTCAGGAGAGCTGGTACCAACAGAGCTGAACGACATCTGGAG gtatgatgaagagcagcagaagtggGAGGGGGTGCTCCGGGAGATCCAGTACGCCTCCGGTGCCACGTTCCTGCCCGTGCGCCTCAACGTGCTGCGCCTGACAAAGATG